DNA from Tachypleus tridentatus isolate NWPU-2018 chromosome 8, ASM421037v1, whole genome shotgun sequence:
ccacccactcttgggctactcttttaccaacgaaaagtgtgattgaccgtaacattataacgctcccacggctgggagggcgagcatgttttggcacgactcgggcgcgaacccgcgaccctcagattactaagtgcacgccttaacgcgctaggctatgccaTGCCCTTTTGCTTTCTATGGcattctgttttatttatcattctaaCATAGCAAGTTTAAATTTAACTTGGTTtttcagtgatatattttatacatatcacTATCCCCtccaaacaaaaagaaaaccaaaGAACATGGCACAAAAGTGGGTGGGAACTTTTAATTAACTCACAATATTTTAGATTAGTCTCTACTGAAGACACTTTAACCTCGATACCAAGATGCGTCATGTCTTCACCTGAACACTACAATTTTCAACTATTTGTCCAATGGTGCGTATAATTATAATAAGGAGCtttttgaattaagaaaaataaattgaaaaaagcAGCTGAAggaaacatttgatatttttatatttagttcttATAATTGTTGTAATGTTGTAAACGTCATTAACgtttaattaacaattttcatttttcaagttttacatCCTTTTTCTGTTCTTGTTTTCATAGTGATAAAAATTTAACCAATGATTCGTATAAAATTTTAGGGTGAACTCCTGCTTCTGCGGTGTAACGCACTCCTCTAATAATCCCATTGTCGTGATGAAAGCCGAATTCTCCGACAATTAGCCCGTCTGGAGTTTTCTCTTCATACCGAAATTTCTTAAACTGACCGTCGTCGATGCTGTAACCCAATTTGTAATTTCGTCCATGTGTGGTCGTATTTTCATGATTGTGGCTCATGAGTTCCTTTAGGAGGATTTCAGAAGATCCACTTATTTTAGAAAGATAGTTGctattcatttcttgtttttccttcTCCTGAAACTCGAACTTAGAAGTTGGTTGAAATCTCTGTACGGATTTTTTTTCATCCTTTAGGTAGGGAGCTTTCACCTCACTAAGGTAAGAGAGTGACGTCACCTGGTCAAGTTCTTCCACTTCTTTTTCAGGTGGTATCCGCAATAGACCAGCCATTACTTGGTAAAATGGAATGTAAATAAAAACGAAGACAAGGAACACGACCGCGTGATACACAATCATTTGGAAAACCTAGTGTGGGgaagaaaaaatacattataaccACTTAATAAGTCATTGTTTGcaattaaactaattattttctaaGTTAACATGATATTGCATTACCttacgtcccccgctagtacagcggtaagtcttcgggatttacaatgctaaaatcaggggttcgattcccttcgttggactcagcagataaccacatgtggctttgctataaaaaacacacgcaTTACCTTACAAAATCATTTACAGTCTCTTCTATCAAAATAAGAGCTCGTGACATTTTAAAACTTGATGAGAGAtaagtattttgatataaatatattatttacgcAAGTATTTAATATTCTCTACATGtaatgatatttttgtgttttatttatatttatcgaATCACAATACAGTTAAATATCATGACCAGACATTTCTGAGCGTCCAGCAGTGTGTTTAATTTGGTTATCGAACCTGTAATGAAGACCAGAGGTCAAAAGTCTACTTTCTATGGCTATGCATACGCAGTACTAACGTAACATAACATATGAATAACAAAGAACTATATAGTTTATCAAAATTGTCCTTGCATACCCATTCAACTGTTGTTAAGTTTCGGCCTCCGttgttgagtttcttttattTCCGGTATAATACGGCCGGAAACGAGAACGTGTAAGGTGTTATAaatggtaaaaaaagaaaacaaaaacataacaaactagacttaaatgttgtaaaagtaaaataaaggtgacacGTGGAAAATGactgaaaaagaaatgttaaatacaGCAATTTATTAAGACAGGCATAGAAATTCatcataaataaaatagtagGTATTTCTAACTACTAAATGGTTTGGAGAATATGGTATTGTATTTCTAACCCAGATTCTGTAGTATCTAGCGAGCTGTTACTAGATGGCTTattatagtgttgtttttttttcatcacagattttatataatttagtaaGTCAGGACAGGGAGTCTGAAATACTTGTGATTTGTTTCTCCTGGTTACTTTAATGTGGTAAGCTAGGACTAATAATAAGTTGTCTTTGGTTCTGACGTGAGTAGTGACTAGCGGATGGTTTGGATTCTTGAGGTGTGTTTTCTCTGGCTGGGTAACGTGTAGCAAGtccaaattgtttgttttaaaatttcgcgcaaaaatacacgagggccgtcttcgctagccgtccctaaactccctaagattagagagaaggcagctagtcatcaccacccacagtcaactcttgggctacttttttttaccaacgaatagtgagattaaccgtcacattatatcgcatCCGCCACTGAAAGCacgagtacgtttggtgtgatgggaattcgaacctgcgaccctcagattacgagtgaagcgccttaatcacctggccatgctggggaaCAAGACCAGATAGTTAGGATAAAGTGTAATGGCGTATTTATTCTACTGTTATATTGTGCATAGAGAACCAAACGATTTGGAAAGCGcatcaatgtatatatttttggctGTGAGTTTCAGTAGTGAGGAGAGAGTTTAACTTTTATCGGGTGTACAGAGGACCAGAAGGTTTGGAAAGCTTACTGATGCGTTTTATCAGACTCTGAGTTTGTTGAGTAAGAACAAAAAGGTTTGGAGAGAGACTAGTGAAATATTTACCTATGTCTCTTGTAGAAAGGATTAAATGCTTTAGAAAGCACACCGGTGTATTTTTTGGGTCGTGAGTTCGAGCAGCACGGATCAGTTGGATTAGAACTTTCTGTgcaatttgttgttgttggtggttGTTTTGTGTCGTTGGTCTACTTGATCCGTAAGGATAGTCACTACATCAATTTCGACCATGTAATATATCATGAgatattatacataaatacagtttgaatatcataatttatttccATCATTGAATGTTTTTAGAGACAAAACTTCTTGTGTAGTTTTAAGTAAGTGTTTTTGTCAAGTGTGTAGTAAGTGCTGAACGACTGAGGCTTATAAAATAAAAGCTTACAACTCATCATTCATGTTATATACAAATGTAATCTTGATCCTTTAAACCAATAATGAGGTAAGGATTCTACTCAATCAATAACACTTCaacaattttctgttttataatataaaattgtatataaaatatatacaattgttCTGTGATTAAGATATTAGGTTCTGATCAGTTGAATTCCTTTGTTCTCTTCTCATGGCATCTCCTTGGCTCAGCTGTAAGCCTAAGAGCCTTacatgctaaaaatcgggtttcaataccaccAATAGGTAAAGTATAGTTAGTTTGACACATAAATTGAGGCAGCGTATTTATTGTCTTTCTCCTAGTATTATTAAGTCTAAAACAGCTAATCAGCTTCAAAATGCAAGAATTTCGAAAGAAATTATAGCAAAGCTTAGGTTAATTTCCAGAACAGAACATACATTGTGTTGAAATGATTAGATTGATATTTCTAAATTTACAcgtataattaaaagttaaagaaCAGTTTGAtaagttttcgtttgtttgttcttaaccACAAAACTACTTAATGTGCTATTTGTTCTCTAaacaccacgggtatcaaaacataatttttagtgttacaagtccTCATCTTCACGACTAAGCCTCCGAGGGGCATTTACTAAGCTAAGCTTAGTATTTTCATGCATAACTAtctaacattgaaaacatatttttttacttaactgtTTTAGTTGTTAAATGAAATTAGTATTCTTTTCTCTCGTTATTTTTTAGTGTGtgcttgtgttttcttatagcaaagccatgtcgggctatctgctgagctcaccgaggggaatcgaagtcctgattttaaagttgtaagtccgtagatttaccgctgtactaggggggtATTTTTTAGTACACATTTAGTTACATcgcttgttaaggcgttcgactcgtaatccgagggtcacgggttcgaatcccgggagcaccaaacatgctcgccctttcagccgtgggagcgttataatatgacggtcaatcccaatattcgttgttgaaagagtagcccaagaattggcggtgggtggtgacgactagctgccttccctccagctttacgctgctaaattagggacggctagcacaaattgTAAGTCCGGAACTTTATGGCTGACCCAATGAtcgatttttttaattttttgcactatttaaaaaaaaagaagatgtATCATAACGTTAACAACCagctcttaattttttttattttctttataattcaaaATGTGTACAGCATTTtaattgcaaaagaaaaaaaaatagtgaagaGAATTATAAGAAGCCATCGAATAGAAAAGGGAAATTTCATGGTAATGTTCCTGATGCAGTTTTGGCATCTTTTGGTTTCGATAGAAAAACAACAGTGGCTGGTgctataatatttttcaacagttACAGAACTGTTCGTAACTTGAAatagtatgtgtttttcttatagcaaagccacagcgggctatctgctcagcccaccgaggggaatcgaaaccctgattttagcgttgtaaatccggagacataccgctgtactagcgggggcaacATGAAAGATATTTGATCATACCTGTTTAGAtggaaatacagtaaaataacatgATGTGACTCctttagtaaaacaaaataaattgtttaagatCACTTATTTACTCTCAACACtaaattatataatactttatataaacggagaaaaaaattaatttaaaagaaaagaaatggaaAGCAAACGCAACTGTAAAGGAGATGAAAGAAGTTTactggatgaaaaaaaaaattgaaagcaagcaatgataaatgtttaaaaaaagtttgaaataataattagcaAGAAAGTTCCATGAGAATGTAATTTGAACGAGACACTTCTTACCTTCTCTGTTCCGCTGTAGCCAAGGCGAATCAAGTGTTTAATTTGACATTACAGTTTACTTTTCTGAACTGAATAGTTTTTCACAAGTGGGTGTTTTGTTTTGATTGTCCAAGTCTCGCGTCCAGCTGATAAGAAAGGATATTATAAAACAGAAGCTGTCTTCTTTAACAAGTGACTTACAGCTCGGCCAGTAGTAGCCCCTGACAAACAGACTGACTAGTGGGCTGCTACACTTTCTATGGAACCACATGGTTGATCTTGCTTGCTATAGGTTGAAGCCCCAGTTCTACTTTACAGCTAGATATACAAAGGAACCTGATTTAGAGTCTTCGTGCTGTTTGGCAACAACTTCCATACTTTCTGCGTGGAGATTATTTTCTTGATATCAACACATTTTGATAAACTATATGTTTATTACAAAGTAACTTTTTACATATACACGTTCAACTTTACAGAATATTACAAAGGCATGTGTAacgtttcttaattttttttttcttttacatgaCTGTCCACCATTTATTACGAATCAGAACAAACTGTTCTATCCTGAAAtagattattttgtaatttcttggTTCACTTAATAACATTCTACCTCAATAAAAATAAggacaaaataaaatgaatttcattAAATTGCTTGTTATGCCTTGGAGGAAATTATTGTATAGACAAGTTTTATTTAACACTCATCCgaagttttaattttgaatataaaattcatatttaagtATATACACCAAACATTATTTTaggatgtttatatttttaataaaataataattcttccATACCAACGTTTAGTTTGTTGTGAAGAGGAGGAATCGAACTCAAatcttagtgttataagctctcaacCGATGAGTCAGATGTTTAGGTTATTTGAACaatttaataaacagttatttcaaaggaactttttattttatattttctcactAACACATGTTTTCAACTAATCTTTTATTAAAAGTTCAGGACTAAATATGAGTCTTTccagaaacaaatacaaaaaaaactagATTAGATATTGTTACAGTTAATAGAAGgataataacaacaaaacgtaTTTCAGTAACtaagaaacattttcaaataggTCATTAATGAATCAATGATttctttaattgaaatatataatttaatatttcatatttttaattaaagtagCCGAAAACGAATGATATTCAtgtgtatttaaaacaatactttaatagcgttttttcttattttctttttgaattaaataaataacgcaagattttattttgtatttgataaaaaacaacaaacaacccTTTAAGAGGTAAGTGTGAAATAAGTTATGTGACAACCTTCACATGTTTTAATGCATAATGAGATCCTGTATTGTGTACAATATAAACTATCAAATGCTTTAATAAgtgttaaagtacaaaacaaacttGAACTTCTAAACCTATTTTTCTGCTTAtctgaattttgtaaaatacgaATGTCAAGGAGTTGATAGGGTCAGTTTTGTTCCATATTTCTGGCGTAGTATCAGttctaaatgatttattttcGTGAAGtcatagtttttataaaaatccAAGATAAAAAGATATAATTTCAGTTACAATACACATGATGTActattttcattaacaaattttaactttatgcAACAAGTTATTTCTCTGCTAATTCGTTTCCAAGCGGATTAGGGGTAATCCTGCAGACTTAGAACCCAAAGATATGGAGCTCGATTCCCTACGGTGGATAGAGAGCCTGTAGCCTTCTGTGTAGTTTTGAGCTAAACGAAATAACAAACTACCTTTTAGTTCGAGcacatgttatatttatttttcttatgttttactGCAATGTGTGGataatttcagtaaaattattataaataataaacgatgtttttttaaaaagtttcaaattcGTCTGTAAAACTACGTTAAGAtacattagatattgtttgttgcAGATCTATACGAAACAAGGATCGTATGCAAAAAATATACACGTACTTCTTTATTTGCTACATTTTAAGTCCGGTTCTGTAACTTTCTATAACCTGCAGCTGTAACAAAAACTGTTGTTGCTCCAGCTCTGCGCCAGAAAGTTGATGTCCTAAAAAACAAATTCCAATTTCGTAAAGTCGGGCGGGGCTTACTATTTAGACGATATTCTGTGTTATTATGCCGTCCTACCTGTTTTAAGAGAGTGAAATGAAGCATGGAAGGATATGGGAATGTTAAACAAGCTGTCCtacaaattgttatttttatttacataggtCTTTGTAAAGGCGGGACTACTTAATGTATTTCACCGACTTGGTATATGAAACTGACTATAGTTGTACCTTTGGCaacacattttgttaaaaatagaaaGTATTGCACatctaagacaaataaatattctAGGGAACTGTGCAATGACGTACAGTCATGGAATGTAAACCCAAATCCTGTGATGGAACCCCTCTTTGCATACATGACAAATTATCATATGCCTTGATCAAGTatgatttatattgtttatttgacaTAACCGTATTAATACAACAGTATAGCTTTTATTATtggttaaatacatttaaaacattactataattacccataattgtttatattatcaAGATTGTTATACGGTCAATCGATAGGGTCTTGTAAATTCGCAATATTATTTAGTAGGCGCAGTTAAAGATTTACGAGAAATTTGTAATTAACATATCTGATACTAGTTTTGAACGCGAACAGCTCGACATATCTTCAGAATCTAAAACTGCAAACTCGTTCTATTTTCATAAGCCTTTGTTCAAAGACTGACACAAAGTCAAACCAACTGAGTAAGTTTTCACCTGTTCTTCTTACTACAAAGAGCATTAAATTATTGTGTGCATACTTCCTTTGTTTTGTAGTTATGCCAAACaaattacacaataggctatctctgcTGTGCACAATAAGGGTATTCAAATATAGTGTTTAGAGCTATAacccttcagacttaccgctgttacTAGGGTCGGGGGTTGTACATACATCTTTGTCAGTGTGACATCTTAGTATAATCATTCCACCATTATTATATTTTGAGATGATTAAAGCTTATCTGAAATGGAACAATACTGAAGATTagtttaaataattcacaataacGCAATTTCTCTCATGTATGAAATCTAAATGAAATGGTTAGGCctaaaagcaacaaaaatatgaagtttaattCTATATTAGACTTCATTAGaaattgtatttctttgtaattaaattattttaataacataaatttcaaccttttaaacagaaaattattgaTGACTTATTTTCTTACAGTTGTTAATTCTTCCTTAAAAGCTTAAATTCTTTAAGAATATCAATATAGTATATTTatggttttgatattttaaatattgtaaagaaacgtTTGATATTTTGTTCAGTAGCACTTTTAGGTTTTATTAACTAACTTTTAAATACATCGaaacatatataaagaaacaccatacttgattttaataataaatgagcAAACAACAACGAATGTTTTTTGTAGATTTAAAGAGGCCATTTTgtacaatattaattattacatgtGTATTTAGTGAGTGAAAGAGACGAGAATAAATACCCCTAGCAAAAcgtttttaacactgtttttattttcataaaaatttgtaTGTTGGCAAAACAGATAGGTTCATCCTTGCGAGTAAATGCTAAACTTGctacttgaaatgtttttaatatttgacgtaaaattctgtttttgtttgttttt
Protein-coding regions in this window:
- the LOC143258547 gene encoding uncharacterized protein LOC143258547; amino-acid sequence: MIVYHAVVFLVFVFIYIPFYQVMAGLLRIPPEKEVEELDQVTSLSYLSEVKAPYLKDEKKSVQRFQPTSKFEFQEKEKQEMNSNYLSKISGSSEILLKELMSHNHENTTTHGRNYKLGYSIDDGQFKKFRYEEKTPDGLIVGEFGFHHDNGIIRGVRYTAEAGVHPKILYESLVKFLSL